A single genomic interval of Oceanithermus profundus DSM 14977 harbors:
- a CDS encoding DUF6394 family protein, producing the protein MSSRKLLTDFFVLMALTTNVSFVVFPNGVELFVTVVTNLAATLLKVGEGRVLSAELMATGLVADLHLIPALYFFYAGNPAEAVSLAWGALAANVVSVLLVVIDTVLKSYMEEE; encoded by the coding sequence GTGAGCTCCCGTAAACTGCTGACCGACTTCTTCGTGTTGATGGCGCTGACGACGAACGTCAGCTTCGTGGTCTTCCCCAACGGCGTCGAGCTCTTCGTTACCGTGGTCACCAACCTGGCGGCCACGCTGCTCAAGGTGGGTGAGGGGAGGGTGCTCTCGGCCGAGCTGATGGCCACGGGCCTGGTGGCCGACCTGCACCTGATCCCGGCGCTCTACTTCTTCTACGCCGGGAACCCCGCCGAGGCGGTCTCGCTCGCCTGGGGCGCACTCGCGGCCAACGTGGTGAGCGTGCTGCTGGTGGTGATCGACACCGTGCTCAAGAGCTACATGGAAGAAGAGTAG
- the moaA gene encoding GTP 3',8-cyclase MoaA — protein MKLIDNYGRVLRDLRISITPRCNYHCVYCHPLGMEMSDPPGTVTTDDVRHFLRAAASLGMDAVRFTGGEPLVRRELPEMIEAAATTPGVRDVAVTTNGTLFRRRHRELLDAGLSRVNISIDAVNPDVFRNLTRGGEIAQVWDAIELALELELHPVKLNAVVIGGVNDQEVGDLAALSVDRPLHVRFIEYMHLNNAPFDEYQRQFVSGAETRRRIEERFGPLEEVPTDPSSPARVWRIAGSQGTIGFINSVSEPFCTNCTRLRLTSDKKIRPCLLTDLELDIAWAFEADDPVAALQEALLAAAGKKPRQGSTLPTVRERVMLGIGG, from the coding sequence ATGAAGCTCATCGACAACTACGGCCGCGTGCTCCGGGACCTGCGCATCTCCATCACCCCGCGCTGCAACTACCACTGCGTCTACTGCCACCCGCTGGGCATGGAGATGAGCGACCCCCCCGGAACCGTGACCACCGACGACGTGCGCCACTTCCTGCGCGCGGCCGCGAGTCTGGGCATGGACGCGGTGCGCTTCACCGGCGGCGAGCCGCTGGTGCGGCGCGAACTGCCCGAGATGATCGAGGCCGCGGCCACCACCCCGGGCGTGCGCGACGTGGCCGTGACCACCAACGGCACCCTCTTCCGCCGCCGCCACCGCGAGTTGCTGGACGCGGGGCTGTCGCGCGTCAACATCTCGATCGACGCGGTGAACCCCGACGTCTTCCGCAACCTGACCCGCGGCGGCGAGATCGCCCAGGTGTGGGACGCCATCGAGCTGGCGCTCGAGCTGGAGCTCCACCCCGTCAAGCTGAACGCGGTGGTGATCGGAGGCGTCAACGACCAGGAGGTGGGCGACCTGGCGGCCCTCTCGGTGGACCGCCCGCTGCACGTCCGCTTCATCGAGTACATGCACCTCAACAACGCCCCCTTCGACGAGTACCAGCGGCAGTTCGTCTCCGGGGCCGAGACGCGGCGGCGCATCGAGGAGCGCTTCGGCCCCCTCGAGGAGGTGCCCACCGACCCCAGCTCGCCCGCCCGGGTCTGGCGGATCGCCGGCAGCCAGGGCACCATCGGCTTCATCAACTCGGTCTCCGAACCCTTCTGCACGAACTGCACCCGCCTGCGCCTGACCTCGGACAAGAAGATCCGCCCCTGCCTGCTCACCGACCTGGAGCTCGACATCGCCTGGGCGTTCGAAGCCGACGATCCGGTGGCCGCGCTTCAGGAGGCCCTGCTGGCCGCCGCGGGCAAGAAGCCGCGGCAGGGCTCGACGCTGCCCACCGTGCGCGAACGGGTGATGCTGGGCATCGGGGGCTAG
- the era gene encoding GTPase Era translates to MNEATERTHSGFVAILGKPNVGKSTLLNQMLGVKVAPISPKPQTTRKSVRGIYTEGNRQIVFVDTPGLHKPADALGDYINRQVTEALSDVDVVLWLVDLRHPPTPEDELVARTLEPLVGKKPVLLVGNKADAAKYPDEALAAYAALLPGAEVRKISALSERDVAKLRAEILALLPVGPFFYPPDHAKSDQPIEDWIAETIREEVMKRLRQEIPYAVAVKVEEVAERENGTLYAHAVLYVEREAHKPILIGKGGRMLKELGRAARKQLELFLNRPVFLDLEVKVYPNWRKDPEALRELGYE, encoded by the coding sequence ATGAACGAAGCGACCGAACGCACGCACTCCGGGTTCGTGGCCATCCTGGGCAAGCCCAACGTAGGCAAGAGCACCCTGCTCAACCAGATGTTGGGCGTCAAGGTGGCCCCCATCAGCCCCAAGCCCCAGACCACCCGCAAGAGCGTGCGCGGCATCTACACCGAAGGAAACCGCCAGATCGTCTTCGTGGATACCCCGGGGCTGCACAAGCCCGCCGACGCCCTGGGCGACTACATCAACCGCCAGGTCACCGAGGCGCTTTCGGACGTGGACGTCGTTCTCTGGCTCGTGGACCTGCGCCACCCGCCCACCCCCGAAGACGAGCTGGTGGCCCGCACCCTGGAGCCGCTCGTAGGGAAGAAGCCGGTGCTGCTCGTGGGCAACAAGGCCGACGCCGCCAAGTACCCCGACGAGGCGCTCGCGGCCTACGCGGCGCTGCTGCCCGGGGCCGAGGTGCGCAAGATCAGCGCCCTGTCCGAACGCGACGTGGCCAAGCTGCGGGCCGAGATCCTGGCCCTGCTGCCCGTAGGGCCCTTCTTCTACCCCCCGGACCACGCCAAGAGCGACCAGCCCATCGAGGACTGGATCGCCGAGACGATCCGCGAAGAGGTGATGAAGCGGCTGCGCCAGGAGATCCCCTATGCGGTCGCGGTCAAGGTGGAGGAGGTGGCCGAGCGCGAGAACGGCACCCTCTACGCCCACGCCGTCCTCTACGTGGAGCGCGAGGCGCACAAGCCGATCCTGATCGGGAAGGGGGGACGCATGCTGAAAGAGCTGGGGCGGGCGGCGCGCAAGCAGCTCGAGCTCTTCCTGAACCGCCCGGTCTTCCTCGACCTCGAGGTCAAGGTCTACCCCAACTGGCGCAAGGACCCGGAAGCGCTGCGCGAGCTCGGGTACGAGTAG
- a CDS encoding potassium channel family protein, translated as MRRRKRRRRTRLRERYERRLFEILRELSIPLVILHFTLAVGTLGYMVLSGGDFINSFYMTVITIGTIGFGEVVQGADTRAGRIFTTFLALGGVGVFTSTITVIARVIFKEELQHLWRRLSMMNAIDKLEGHYILAGFDEVTAELARLLERRKVPFVVLDDTQEGLARIAESRLPYYLPEAPFEQETLLAAGIRRAEGMVVNLGDDARNISIIAVARLLRPEPEEFAIYSFASSPDDVERLEELGANRAFFPGRMVAGRLAAYLFHPESSYLQGLFDRLAFGEETDVDLLEVRIEEGHPWAGRRVGELRRELRANVVALRLPGGRLELELDDEREVQPGCALILFGRAERLEKLRERLEVERELP; from the coding sequence ATGCGACGACGGAAGCGCCGCCGCCGCACCCGCCTGCGCGAGCGTTACGAGCGGCGCCTCTTCGAGATCCTGCGGGAACTCTCGATCCCCCTGGTGATCCTCCACTTCACGCTGGCCGTGGGCACGCTGGGGTACATGGTGCTTTCCGGCGGCGACTTCATCAACAGCTTCTACATGACCGTGATCACCATCGGCACCATCGGTTTCGGCGAGGTGGTGCAGGGGGCCGACACCCGCGCCGGGCGCATCTTCACCACCTTCCTGGCGCTCGGCGGGGTAGGGGTTTTCACCAGCACGATCACCGTCATCGCGCGCGTGATCTTCAAGGAAGAACTGCAGCACCTTTGGAGGAGGCTTTCCATGATGAACGCCATCGACAAGCTGGAGGGGCACTACATCCTCGCCGGGTTCGACGAGGTGACGGCCGAGCTGGCGCGGCTGCTCGAGCGCCGCAAGGTGCCCTTCGTCGTCCTCGACGACACCCAGGAGGGGCTGGCGCGCATCGCCGAGTCGCGCCTGCCCTACTACCTACCCGAGGCCCCGTTCGAACAGGAGACGCTGCTGGCCGCGGGCATCCGCCGCGCCGAGGGGATGGTGGTCAACCTGGGCGACGACGCCCGCAACATCTCGATCATCGCGGTGGCGCGGCTGCTGCGCCCCGAGCCCGAGGAGTTCGCCATCTACTCCTTCGCCTCCTCGCCCGACGACGTCGAGCGCCTGGAGGAGCTGGGCGCGAACCGCGCCTTCTTTCCCGGCCGCATGGTCGCGGGCCGGCTGGCGGCCTACCTGTTCCACCCCGAGTCCAGCTACCTGCAGGGCCTCTTCGACCGGCTGGCCTTCGGGGAGGAGACCGACGTGGACCTGCTCGAGGTGCGCATCGAGGAAGGGCACCCCTGGGCGGGCCGGCGCGTGGGTGAGCTGCGGCGGGAGCTGCGGGCCAACGTGGTGGCGTTGCGGCTGCCCGGGGGCCGGCTGGAGCTGGAACTCGACGACGAACGCGAGGTGCAGCCGGGCTGCGCCCTGATCCTGTTCGGACGCGCCGAGCGGCTGGAGAAGCTGCGCGAGCGCCTGGAGGTGGAACGTGAGCTCCCGTAA